A single region of the Malus sylvestris chromosome 8, drMalSylv7.2, whole genome shotgun sequence genome encodes:
- the LOC126631221 gene encoding U-box domain-containing protein 7-like yields MAKCHRNDVGSVVLDRPNTTSSGHFWLWSSFSGASFRRKIFHAVSCGGSSRYRHHDNDDEAAPISPPTPSATGVTTIRSITTKTTTTQSQTNVKEAEKAVKPKAKSEKLSDLLNLAEFSEAENDAATKEKVEALEELKRVAKDLQAEDDSAKRKEAASKVRLLAKEDSEARATLAMLGVIPPLVALLDSDDAVSQIASLYALLNLGIGNDVNKAAILQAGAVHNMLKLIESPNPPDPSVSEAIIANFLGLSALDSNKPIIGASGAIPFLVQTLKNSDNASSCQAKQDALRALYNLSIFPSNISFILETDLIPFFLNSLGDMEVSERILAILSNVVSVPEGRKAISSVKDAFPILVDALNWNDSPGCQEKASYILMVMAHKAFGDRQAMIEAGMVSALLELTLLGSTLAQKRASRILECLRVDKGKQVSQSFSGRSMGAAVSAPICGSSSSSSNPNVGSKECMEDEEDTMSEEKKAVKQLIQQSLQNNMRRIVKRANLPQDFVPSDHFKSLTSSSTSKSLPF; encoded by the exons ATGGCCAAGTGTCACCGAAACGACGTCGGATCCGTAGTCCTAGACCGCCCCAACACCACCTCCTCCGGCCATTTCTGGCTCTGGTCGTCCTTCTCCGGCGCCTCATTCCGTCGGAAAATCTTCCACGCCGTCAGTTGCGGCGGCAGCTCCCGCTACCGCCACCACGACAATGATGACGAGGCCGCTCCGATCAGTCCTCCGACTCCTTCGGCCACCGGAGTCACCACCATCAGATCAATCACAACCAAAACCACGACGACGCAGTCGCAGACGAATGTTAAAGAGGCGGAGAAGGCTGTGAAGCCGAAAGCGAAGTCCGAGAAGCTCTCGGATCTTCTGAACCTCGCGGAGTTTTCGGAAGCGGAAAACGACGCCGCGACGAAGGAGAAGGTGGAGGCGCTGGAGGAGCTGAAGCGCGTGGCGAAGGACCTGCAGGCGGAAGATGACTCGGCGAAGAGGAAAGAGGCGGCGAGCAAGGTTAGATTGCTCGCCAAGGAAGACTCGGAAGCCAGAGCCACGCTCGCGATGCTCGGCGTCATTCCTCCGCTCGTCGCCTTGCTCGACTCCGACGACGCCGTTTCCCAGATCGCGTCGCTCTACGCTCTGCTCAATCTCGGGATCGGCAACGACGT GAACAAGGCTGCTATTCTCCAAGCAGGGGCAGTGCACAATATGCTGAAGCTAATTGAATCCCCAAACCCTCCAGACCCATCAGTTTCAGAAGCTATCATTGCGAATTTCCTCGGCTTAAGCGCGTTGGACTCAAATAAACCGATCATTGGAGCTTCGGGCGCCATACCCTTCTTGGTTCAAACCCTCAAGAATTCGGACAATGCAAGCAGCTGCCAAGCCAAGCAAGACGCCTTGAGAGCGCTGTATAATCTGTCAATCTTCCCATCTAATATTTCGTTCATATTGGAAACAGATTTGATCCCGTTTTTCTTGAATTCGCTCGGAGACATGGAAGTGAGCGAAAGAATCCTTGCAATTCTAAGCAACGTGGTGTCTGTCCCCGAGGGCCGAAAGGCAATTAGCAGTGTGAAGGATGCATTTCCaattttggttgatgcattgaACTGGAATGACTCGCCGGGGTGCCAAGAGAAGGCGTCGTACATTCTGATGGTAATGGCACACAAGGCGTTTGGGGATAGGCAAGCCATGATCGAGGCAGGAATGGTTTCGGCATTGCTCGAGTTGACGCTTTTGGGGAGTACGTTGGCGCAGAAGAGAGCCTCAAGGATCTTGGAGTGTTTGAGAGTAGATAAAGGAAAGCAGGTTTCGCAGAGCTTCAGCGGGAGGAGTATGGGGGCAGCGGTCTCCGCTCCCATTTGTGGGTCTTCATCGTCTTCTTCAAACCCGAATGTGGGTTCCAAGGAGTGCATGGAGGACGAGGAGGACACGATGAGTGAGGAGAAGAAAGCCGTGAAGCAATTAATCCAACAGAGTTTGCAAAACAACATGAGAAGGATCGTGAAGCGGGCGAATTTGCCGCAAGATTTCGTCCCCTCAGATCATTTCAAGTCGCTCACCTCGAGTTCAACCTCGAAGAGCTTGCCGTTTTGA
- the LOC126631220 gene encoding chaperone protein ClpB4, mitochondrial: MASRRATTTLTKSALALAYLNASTRNSLSHQCRAIAVAGSSRAFGSSAAPFSRPGIVSYRGNVASAKYLASAFTRSFHSTTPNFYSATSSSQVSQNEFTEMAWEGIVGAVEAARNSKQQVVETEHLMKSLLEQKDGLARRILTKAGLDNTTVLQATDEFIDKQPKVTGGTSGPIMGSHLVGLLDNARRQKKDMKDDFVSVEHLVLAFQADARFGQQLFRNLQLSDKDLKEAVKDVRGNQRVTDQNPEGKYEALDKYGSDLTELARRGKLDPVIGRDDEIRRCIQILSRRTKNNPVIIGEPGVGKTAIAEGLAQRIVRGDVPEPLLNRKLISLDMGSLVAGAKFRGDFEERLKAVLKEVTASNGQIILFIDEIHTVVGAGATSGAMDAGNLLKPMLGRGELRCIGATTLNEYRKYIEKDAALERRFQQVFCGQPSVEDTISILRGLRERYELHHGVKISDSALVSAAVLSDRYITERFLPDKAIDLVDEAAAKLKMEITSKPTELDEVDRAVLKLEMEKLSVQNDTDKSSKERLSKLESDLAVLKQKQKELNEQWDREKALMTRIRSIKEEIDRVNQEMEAAERDYDLNRAAELKYGTLMSLQRQLEEAENNLAEYRKSGNSMLREEVTDIDIAEIVSKWTGIPLSNLQQSERDKLVKLEEVLHNRVIGQDIAVKSVADAIRRSRAGLSDPNRPIASFMFMGPTGVGKTELAKALAGYLFNTENALVRIDMSEYMEKHAVSRLVGAPPGYVGFEEGGQLTEVVRRRPYCVVLFDEIEKAHHDVFNILLQLLDDGRITDSQGRTVSFTNCVVIMTSNLGSHYILETLRSARDSKEAVYEVMKNQVVELARQTFRPEFMNRIDEYIVFQPLDSKEIAKIVEIQMNRLKDRLKQRKIDLHYTKEAVELLGTLGFDPNYGARPVKRVIQQLVENEIAMGVLRGDFNEEDMLIVDAEASPSAKDLPPQKRLRIKKLESSSAADAMVVND, from the exons ATGGCGAGCAGGAGAGCCACCACAACGCTCACCAAGTCGGCCCTGGCCTTGGCGTACCTGAACGCCTCCACCAGAAACTCCCTCTCGCATCAGTGTCGCGCGATCGCCGTCGCCGGCTCCTCCCGCGCCTTCGGCAGCTCCGCCGCTCCCTTCTCTCGCCCCGGCATCGTTTCGTATAGGGGAAATGTCGCTTCGGCCAAGTATTTGGCAAGCGCCTTCACTCGCAGCTTCCACTCTACGACTCCCAATTTCTACTCCGCCACGAGCTCCTCCCAG GTCAGtcagaatgagttcactgagaTGGCGTGGGAGGGCATTGTGGGTGCCGTTGAAGCTGCCCGAAATAGCAAGCAGCAGGTGGTGGAAACTGAGCACTTGATGAAATCGCTTTTGGAGCAGAAGGATGGTTTGGCCCGGAGAATTCTCACCAAGGCGGGTCTCGACAACACTACGGTTCTTCAAGCAACTGACGAGTTCATTGATAAGCAGCCCAAG GTGACGGGTGGCACCAGTGGCCCTATAATGGGTTCGCATCTGGTTGGCTTGTTGGACAACGCCCGACGGCAGAAGAAAGATATGAAAGATGATTTTGTGTCGGTGGAGCACCTTGTGTTGGCGTTTCAGGCCGATGCACGGTTTGGGCAGCAATTGTTCAGAAACCTCCAGCTTAGTGATAAGGATTTGAAGGAGGCTGTTAAAGATGTTCGTGGAAATCAAAGAGTCACTGATCAAA atCCTGAAGGAAAGTATGAGGCCTTGGATAAGTACGGGAGTGACTTGACTGAACTCGCTAGGCGGGGCAAACTTGATCCTGTTATTGGCCGAGATGATGAAATACGGCGGTGTATCCAGATATTGTCTAGGAGAACGAAGAATAATCCTGTTATTATCGGTGAGCCTGGTGTAGGAAAAACTGCAATTGCTGAAGG ATTAGCTCAACGGATTGTACGTGGGGATGTTCCAGAACCGCTATTGAATAGAAAG TTGATTTCCTTAGATATGGGATCATTGGTTGCTGGTGCCAAGTTTCGTGGGGATTTTGAGGAAAGGTTGAAAGCTGTTCTGAAGGAAGTTACTGCTTCTAATGGACAGATTATACTATTTATTGATGAGATTCATACTGTTGTAGGAGCAG GGGCTACAAGTGGTGCGATGGATGCTGGAAACTTGTTGAAACCAATGCTTGGGCGAGGTGAACTTCGGTGTATAGGAGCAACTACATTAAATGAGTACAGAAAATACATTGAGAAGGATGCTGCACTTGAGCGTAGATTTCAACAAGTATTTTGTGGCCAGCCATCTGTGGAAGACACAATATCCATTCTTCGTGGCTTGCGTGAGCGCTATGAACTGCATCATGGTGTGAAAATATCTGATAGTGCTCTTGTTTCTGCAGCAGTTCTCTCAGACAGATACATTACAGAACGTTTTTTGCCTGACAAAG CCATTGATCTCGTTGATGAAGCTGCTGCAAAGCTGAAGATGGAGATCACTTCTAAGCCAACCGAGTTGGATGAGGTAGACCGAGCTGTGTTGAAGTTGGAGATGGAGAAGCTATCAGTGCAAAATGACACTGATAAATCATCGAAAGAAAGGCTAAGCAAGTTGGAAAGTGACCTGGCAGTGCTGAAACAGAAACAGAAAGAGCTAAATGAACAATGGGATCGTGAGAAGGCTCTCATGACTCGCATACGATCAATTAAAGAAGAA ATTGATAGAGTAAACCAAGAGATGGAAGCTGCTGAACGTGACTACGACCTAAATCGTGCTGCTGAGCTCAAATATGGAACTCTAATGTCCCTACAACGCCAGTTAGAAGAGGCTGAGAACAACCTTGCTGAGTATCGGAAGTCTGGAAACTCTATGCTTCGTGAAGAGGTCACAGATATTGATATTGCTGAAATTGTAAGCAAATGGACTGGTATACCCTTGTCAAACCTTCAACAATCAGAAAGAGACAAGCTGGTTAAGCTGGAAGAGGTTCTTCACAATAGGGTGATTGGTCAGGATATAGCTGTGAAATCTGTAGCTGATGCAATTCGACGTTCAAGGGCAGGTCTCTCTGACCCAAATCGACCAATAGCAAGTTTTATGTTTATGGGTCCTACTGGTGTGGGAAAAACCGAGCTTGCAAAGGCCTTGGCTGGCTATCTCTTCAACACAGAAAATGCACTTGTCAGAATTGATATGAGTGAGTACATGGAAAAACATGCAGTTTCACGCTTGGTTGGGGCACCGCCTGGTTACGTTGGTTTCGAAGAAGGTGGGCAGCTAACAGAAGTGGTTCGTCGAAGACCTTATTGTGTAGTGCTATTCGATGAAATTGAGAAAGCGCATCACGATGTCTTCAACATTTTGTTACAACTGTTGGATGATGGGAGGATAACCGACTCTCAAGGGCGAACTGTAAGCTTCACCAATTGCGTTGTGATAATGACCTCAAACCTGGGCTCCCACTACATACTCGAAACTCTTCGTAGCGCACGCGACAGCAAGGAGGCAGTTTATGAAGTGATGAAAAATCAGGTCGTCGAGTTGGCAAGACAAACTTTCCGCCCTGAATTCATGAACCGAATCGATGAGTATATTGTGTTCCAGCCTTTGGATTCGAAGGAGATCGCTAAAATTGTTGAGATACAG ATGAACCGACTGAAAGACAGGCTGAAGCAGAGGAAAATCGATCTTCATTACACAAAAGAAGCCGTGGAGCTTCTCGGGACATTAGGCTTTGATCCGAACTACGGTGCAAGGCCGGTGAAGCGGGTGATACAACAGTTGGTTGAGAATGAAATTGCAATGGGAGTCCTGAGGGGAGATTTCAACGAGGAAGACATGCTTATCGTCGATGCCGAGGCGTCCCCCTCGGCCAAAGACCTTCCTCCCCAGAAGAGGCTGCGGATCAAGAAATTGGAAAGCAGTTCAGCTGCAGATGCCATGGTTGTGAACGACTGA